CGAATGGAACTGATACACATGATTCAGCAAAGGAGCCCTGCGCCATGGAAGAAAGATGGTTGTCTGTAGACGAAATTGGTGAATATCTCGGAATAAAGCGAGATACAGTCTATAAGTGGATAGCAGAGAAGAAAATGCCTGCGCACAGAGTCGGTCGGTTCTGGAAGTTCAAAGTAAAAGAAGTGGATGGGTGGGTTCGGAAGGATAATGCTGGTGATGGTACAGGGACAGCAGACAATTGAAAGATTATCAAGACAAAATGGAGAACTTGTATTACAAGATCTCCATAATAGGCAGCAAGTATAAGACCGCTTTCCTAACAAGTATTCCCGCAGAAAGAGCCATAAACATTAATGCTCTTGTATGCCAGGAGGACTATCCTGCATCGGAATTAAACTTTGAACAAATATTTTCGAGAAACATAGATTCAAAACTGAATTTCATATGTCTCTATAATTTTGAAATCCTTTTTCGACCTGAATACCGGTTTGACCTTCTATCGTTTATTAAGGGAAAATCAAAAACTAAGAAATTTGCCATTATCTGGCCAGGAGAAATCCAGAATGATCAGCTGGTATACAGTAGACCAGGACGACCAGATTATTACACGCATAACATAGACAATTATCTCATATATAAGGAAGAGCAATGAAGTACAAAGACTTAATCCAATTTGACCCAATCGAATCAGTTATTACTCTGACAGAAGCTGACAATGAACAGAAGGCTGCTGATTTAGTAAAAACCTTCGTTGTCTCCCAATCCATGGAGATCAATCTGAATGAAATTATTATCCCTAATCTTCAGTTTGAAACGCCTCGTGATCAAAAAGGGATATTTGTTGTAGGTAACTATGGTACCGGTAAATCTCACTTGATGGCATTTATATCAGCCTTGGCTGAAAATAAAGACTATTTGGACTTGGTTGGTAATTTATCTGTCAGAGAACAGGCTGCACAAATAGCAGGGAAGTTCAAAGTTATCCGCTCCGAGCTTGGTGGTGTTTCCACAACTTTACGTAATGCGATTTGTATGGAGCTTGAAAAACACCTGAAATCATTGGGAATCAATTTCACATTCCCATCTACAGATAAGATCGCCAACAATAAGGATTCCATCCATGAGATGATGGCTCTGTTTCAGGAAAAGTACCCTGACCAGGGTCTTTTATTGATACTCGATGAGCTTTTGGACTTCCTTCGGGGGCGCGAAGATGACCAGAAACTCATCCAAGACCTAGGTTTTCTCCGTGAAATTGGAGAAGTTTGCAAGAACTCTCGGTTTCGGTTTATCACAGGGGTCCAGGAATCCCTGTTTGAGAGTCCCTCTTTCAAATTTGCAGCTGATTCTTTAGGGCGAGTGTCAGAACGTTTTATTCAGGCAACGATTCAGAAAGAAGATGTAAGCTTTGTTGTATCGGAACGTCTCCTTAAGAAAACTCCCGAACAGAAGGCAAAAATCCGGGAGCACCTGGAACAATTCCAGCCGTTCTACAAACCCCTATCCGGCGGCCTCGATAATTATGTGGATCTGTTTCCTGTTCATGAGCAGTACTTTGAGAAATTCCAGATGGTCAACATTGGTGAGCAGAGGAAGATTCTTGAAGCTATTAGCAAAAAAATAGAGTCTATTCTGGAACTTGAA
This portion of the Sediminispirochaeta bajacaliforniensis DSM 16054 genome encodes:
- a CDS encoding helix-turn-helix domain-containing protein, which gives rise to MEERWLSVDEIGEYLGIKRDTVYKWIAEKKMPAHRVGRFWKFKVKEVDGWVRKDNAGDGTGTADN
- the brxF gene encoding BREX-3 system P-loop-containing protein BrxF, whose product is MENLYYKISIIGSKYKTAFLTSIPAERAININALVCQEDYPASELNFEQIFSRNIDSKLNFICLYNFEILFRPEYRFDLLSFIKGKSKTKKFAIIWPGEIQNDQLVYSRPGRPDYYTHNIDNYLIYKEEQ